One genomic window of Tenacibaculum tangerinum includes the following:
- a CDS encoding class I SAM-dependent methyltransferase → MSKPIHKSEELANVYVRQIELRGENHFQFLYRYKTNDQTKNYSFEESVEELTHLLSEKFRAVTLFTLENDLLVFISKKKKVSYKTTQPSFKNKLPETHDKPKEKRAKNSDYLYHLGVTDKEGKVIPKMADKYRQINKYLEIIEAQIQAVTLPEHINIVDMGSGKGYLTFALYDYLVNQKGYTASVTGIELRQNLVDYCNTIAKKCGFKGLLFVAQPIQEYDSNKIDILIALHACDTATDDAIYKGLVSKAALIICAPCCHKQIRQQVKGKEQESPLLKYGIFKERQFEMVTDTIRALILEKNNYTTKVFEFISNEHTRKNVMLIGAKSSKKIDKKRIETKISDLKNSYQIEEHYLETLL, encoded by the coding sequence TTGAGTAAACCAATTCATAAAAGTGAAGAACTCGCTAATGTATATGTGCGTCAAATTGAATTAAGAGGAGAAAACCATTTTCAGTTTTTATATCGATACAAAACAAACGATCAAACAAAAAACTATTCATTTGAAGAAAGCGTTGAAGAATTAACCCATTTACTTTCAGAAAAGTTTCGGGCGGTAACATTATTTACGCTAGAAAACGATTTGTTAGTGTTTATTTCTAAAAAGAAAAAAGTAAGTTATAAAACTACCCAGCCTAGTTTTAAGAACAAACTCCCTGAAACCCATGATAAACCCAAGGAGAAAAGAGCTAAAAATAGCGACTATTTATACCATTTAGGAGTAACTGATAAAGAAGGAAAAGTAATTCCTAAGATGGCAGATAAATACCGTCAAATCAACAAGTATTTAGAAATTATAGAGGCACAAATACAAGCGGTTACCTTACCTGAACATATTAATATAGTAGATATGGGCTCAGGAAAAGGGTATTTAACCTTTGCCCTGTACGATTATTTAGTCAATCAAAAAGGATATACGGCAAGTGTAACCGGCATTGAATTGCGACAAAACTTGGTTGACTATTGCAATACGATTGCTAAAAAATGTGGGTTTAAAGGATTGCTTTTTGTAGCACAACCTATACAAGAGTATGATAGCAATAAAATAGATATTTTAATCGCACTGCATGCTTGCGATACTGCTACAGATGATGCAATTTACAAAGGCTTAGTATCAAAAGCAGCGTTGATTATTTGCGCTCCGTGTTGTCACAAACAAATTCGTCAACAAGTAAAAGGAAAAGAGCAGGAGAGTCCCTTATTAAAATATGGAATTTTTAAAGAACGTCAGTTTGAAATGGTTACAGATACTATTCGTGCACTAATTTTGGAAAAAAATAATTACACTACGAAGGTTTTTGAATTTATTAGTAATGAGCATACCCGTAAAAATGTAATGCTGATAGGTGCAAAATCCTCAAAAAAAATAGATAAAAAACGTATTGAGACTAAAATTTCAGACTTAAAAAACAGCTATCAGATAGAAGAACATTATTTAGAAACACTACTTTAA
- a CDS encoding type 1 glutamine amidotransferase domain-containing protein — protein MKKVVFVLTSHGELGDTGKKTGFWIEEFAAPYYLLKDKGVDITLASPKGGQPPIDPKSNEPDAQTPATRRFNEDEELQAILANTMKLSEVKEADYDAIFYPGGHGPLWDLSESKDSAALIEAFYTNNKAVAAVCHAPIVFKEAKIDGEPLVKGKKVTGFSNSEEKASNLVSVVPFLVEDELKKDGGIYSKTENWQEHVVEDGLLITGQNPASSELVAEKLLAKL, from the coding sequence ATGAAAAAAGTAGTATTTGTATTAACAAGTCATGGAGAACTAGGAGATACAGGAAAAAAAACAGGATTTTGGATTGAAGAATTTGCAGCTCCCTATTATTTGTTGAAGGACAAAGGAGTCGATATCACCTTAGCCTCTCCGAAAGGAGGACAACCACCAATTGACCCAAAGAGTAACGAACCAGATGCGCAAACCCCAGCTACACGTCGCTTTAATGAAGACGAAGAGTTACAAGCTATCTTGGCAAACACCATGAAGTTGAGCGAAGTTAAAGAAGCTGATTACGACGCCATTTTTTACCCAGGAGGTCATGGTCCTTTATGGGATTTATCTGAAAGTAAAGATTCTGCGGCTTTAATTGAAGCATTTTATACAAACAATAAGGCAGTAGCAGCTGTATGCCATGCGCCTATTGTATTCAAAGAAGCGAAAATAGATGGAGAACCTCTTGTTAAAGGAAAGAAAGTAACAGGTTTTTCGAATTCAGAAGAAAAAGCCTCGAATTTAGTATCTGTCGTACCCTTTTTAGTGGAAGATGAACTAAAAAAGGATGGAGGAATTTATAGTAAAACAGAAAATTGGCAAGAACACGTTGTTGAAGATGGTCTTCTAATTACAGGACAAAATCCAGCATCATCAGAACTAGTAGCAGAAAAATTATTGGCAAAGTTATAA
- a CDS encoding rolling circle replication-associated protein — protein sequence MKQNAKTPYSEAIKHLTKKNSLDVIETIEFKHQLHQMTMAKRGKQIKDLGTLSQSQVKKCRKAVECMISTIIFSRDKNIHYKTQQYPAFVTLTLPSKQVHSDKVLRKAHTRYIENLQKTYGVKHYVWKAEAQKNGNIHFHLLVDRWIDWTVHRKLWNKQLDKLGYIDTFQKQYGHRNPNTIDVHSLKRDKKGRKLKNIGNYIIKYMTKREFGKRPILGKIWGCSNATKKLDYPRYAEGETHFYKIIDLINKYDFKQVVCDDFFAHWVGKSFEIISKRTRNLWKDVKECFQLQNGNIEPRTLMQKEYHRLTRQYTFKQNEKELVISSQEKNQKTPIEKQLSLYFPKYENGLFS from the coding sequence TTGAAACAAAATGCAAAAACACCTTATTCCGAGGCTATAAAACACCTAACAAAAAAAAATAGCTTAGATGTAATTGAAACAATAGAGTTTAAACACCAATTGCACCAAATGACAATGGCTAAAAGAGGCAAGCAAATCAAAGATTTAGGTACCTTGTCGCAATCACAGGTTAAGAAATGTCGTAAAGCTGTTGAGTGCATGATATCGACCATTATTTTTTCTAGAGATAAAAATATACATTACAAAACACAGCAATACCCTGCTTTTGTTACCCTTACACTTCCGTCAAAACAAGTGCATAGCGACAAAGTTTTAAGAAAAGCCCATACACGTTACATCGAAAATCTTCAAAAAACATACGGTGTCAAGCATTACGTTTGGAAAGCGGAAGCCCAAAAAAATGGAAATATACATTTTCATCTACTTGTAGATAGGTGGATTGATTGGACAGTTCATAGGAAGCTTTGGAATAAACAACTTGACAAGCTGGGATATATAGACACTTTTCAAAAACAGTACGGACACCGCAACCCTAATACCATTGATGTACATAGCTTAAAACGTGATAAGAAAGGCAGAAAACTAAAAAATATAGGCAATTATATCATTAAATACATGACGAAAAGAGAGTTCGGTAAACGTCCTATTTTGGGTAAAATATGGGGTTGCTCTAATGCTACTAAAAAACTTGACTATCCTAGATATGCAGAGGGAGAAACCCATTTTTATAAAATAATTGACCTTATAAATAAATACGACTTTAAGCAAGTTGTTTGTGATGATTTTTTCGCTCACTGGGTGGGTAAATCATTTGAAATAATCAGCAAACGTACACGTAATTTATGGAAAGACGTAAAAGAATGTTTTCAGCTTCAAAATGGCAATATAGAACCCCGAACATTGATGCAAAAAGAGTATCATAGGCTCACGAGGCAATATACTTTCAAACAAAACGAAAAAGAGCTTGTTATATCTTCACAGGAAAAAAACCAAAAAACCCCCATAGAAAAACAGTTATCTCTTTACTTTCCAAAATATGAGAATGGATTGTTTTCTTAA
- a CDS encoding YcbK family protein, whose product MSNFLSPYRDNYPSNVEKYNTHLAPPLDGYNDNQRLSRNLTLGEIRKASSVVDGEVNLFTYIPLDKRLINAFQALRNALNAPIVVNSAFRSERHEKKQGRDGTSQHTYGAALDLRGSGLVELVKEALSTKNKLYQTLRAIGVNGFGVYENDNFIHIDVRQPKSDGGYAYWEGDEDDELKKKEALHL is encoded by the coding sequence ATGTCAAATTTTTTAAGCCCATATAGAGATAACTACCCCAGTAATGTCGAGAAATATAACACCCATCTAGCACCTCCGTTAGATGGATATAACGACAATCAAAGACTGTCAAGAAATTTGACTTTAGGCGAAATAAGAAAGGCGTCTTCTGTTGTAGATGGTGAGGTAAATTTGTTTACTTACATACCTCTTGACAAAAGATTAATTAACGCATTTCAAGCTTTGAGAAATGCGTTAAACGCTCCAATAGTTGTTAATAGTGCATTTAGAAGTGAAAGACACGAAAAGAAGCAGGGGAGGGATGGCACTAGTCAACATACCTACGGTGCTGCTCTTGACTTACGAGGGAGTGGACTTGTTGAACTTGTCAAAGAGGCTTTGTCTACTAAAAACAAGTTGTATCAAACTTTGCGTGCTATTGGTGTTAATGGCTTCGGTGTTTATGAGAATGATAATTTTATCCACATAGATGTAAGACAGCCAAAGTCTGATGGTGGCTACGCTTATTGGGAGGGAGACGAGGACGATGAGTTAAAAAAAAAGGAAGCTCTACACCTTTAA
- a CDS encoding multidrug effflux MFS transporter translates to MQKNNQSKLEFIALMASLMSLVALSIDALLPALQEIGLSIHSSENSNDNQLLITMIFLGLGLGQLISGPISDSLGRKPVIYGGFLLFVIASFVCVNATSIEIMIFGRVLQGIGLSAPRTISIAMVRDSFSGNYMAKIMSFIVVVFILVPVVAPAIGKLLLDFYGWKSIFYSQLLFGFIVMFWLWKRQPETLKKENRIPLSFGLFFSGLQEFIQYKQAVIFTLISGFITGSFMVYLSASQQIFQEQYSLVDEFPYIFAGLAISVGFATFLNGSFVMKFGMYKLVSFFLVVFSVIPIMYILLFQKGNPSIVILLLFFALQFFAIGFLFGNLRALAMQPLGHIAGIGAAINGFVSTIMAVPIATFIGRNVETTTLPLFIGFFVCGVASLLLLNFTKLKTVNE, encoded by the coding sequence ATGCAAAAAAATAATCAATCAAAATTAGAGTTTATAGCTTTAATGGCATCTCTAATGTCATTGGTCGCTTTGTCTATTGATGCATTGCTGCCTGCACTACAAGAAATCGGATTGAGTATTCATAGTTCAGAAAATTCTAATGACAATCAGCTCTTAATAACCATGATTTTTTTAGGCTTGGGTTTGGGTCAGTTAATTTCTGGACCAATTTCTGACAGCTTAGGAAGAAAACCAGTCATTTATGGAGGTTTTTTACTTTTCGTAATAGCAAGCTTTGTTTGTGTAAATGCCACAAGTATTGAAATAATGATTTTTGGAAGAGTTTTACAAGGTATTGGCTTATCGGCACCAAGAACGATTAGTATTGCCATGGTTCGCGATAGTTTTAGCGGAAATTACATGGCTAAAATTATGTCGTTTATCGTTGTTGTTTTTATTTTGGTTCCTGTAGTAGCTCCTGCTATTGGCAAGCTACTATTAGATTTTTACGGTTGGAAATCAATATTTTACAGTCAATTACTATTCGGATTTATCGTTATGTTTTGGCTGTGGAAACGTCAACCCGAAACACTAAAAAAAGAAAATAGAATTCCACTATCCTTTGGTCTGTTCTTTAGTGGTTTGCAAGAATTTATACAATACAAACAAGCCGTTATTTTTACCTTGATATCAGGATTCATCACAGGGTCGTTTATGGTGTATTTAAGTGCCTCTCAACAAATTTTTCAAGAGCAATACTCTTTAGTAGATGAGTTTCCGTATATTTTTGCAGGATTGGCTATTTCAGTAGGATTCGCAACTTTTTTAAATGGCTCATTTGTAATGAAATTTGGCATGTACAAACTAGTTTCTTTCTTTTTAGTTGTATTTTCTGTAATTCCTATTATGTACATACTACTTTTTCAAAAAGGAAATCCAAGTATCGTTATCTTATTACTATTTTTTGCCTTACAATTTTTTGCTATCGGATTTTTATTTGGAAATCTTCGTGCCTTGGCAATGCAGCCTTTGGGGCATATTGCAGGAATTGGGGCTGCGATTAACGGATTTGTTTCTACAATAATGGCAGTACCTATTGCTACCTTTATTGGTAGAAATGTCGAAACGACCACGCTCCCACTCTTTATCGGCTTTTTTGTGTGCGGGGTGGCTTCTTTACTTTTGTTAAATTTTACTAAGCTAAAAACAGTTAATGAATAA
- a CDS encoding pseudouridine synthase, giving the protein MNNTMKLAILYEDEYILCVVKPNNVVVHHAHHSRNVAEEDSLLQMITQQLGEKMYPIHRLDRKTSGIMLLAKETRFVAQFQELFTNNEIQKTYHGIVRGHAPESKIIDSPVKGRDANVHKDAETHLFTMKTATINIPVKPYDSSRYSLVKLEPKTGRLHQLRIHMNKISHPLIGDPKYGDKNHNTMFVENFGCENLFLHAYSLEFIHPFSKKKLFIKADYPKDWYVVLEKVFQMY; this is encoded by the coding sequence ATGAATAATACAATGAAGTTAGCTATTCTTTACGAAGATGAATACATATTGTGTGTCGTAAAACCAAATAATGTGGTGGTACACCATGCGCATCATTCTAGAAATGTTGCAGAGGAAGACTCTTTACTACAAATGATTACGCAACAATTGGGTGAGAAAATGTACCCCATACACCGATTGGATAGAAAAACTTCAGGAATCATGCTACTGGCTAAAGAAACAAGGTTTGTAGCACAATTTCAAGAGTTATTTACCAACAATGAAATTCAAAAAACGTATCACGGTATTGTTAGAGGGCATGCGCCAGAATCTAAAATTATTGATTCACCTGTTAAAGGAAGAGATGCAAATGTGCATAAAGATGCAGAAACACACTTGTTTACGATGAAAACTGCCACGATTAACATCCCTGTAAAGCCGTATGACTCCTCAAGGTATAGTTTGGTAAAACTAGAACCTAAAACAGGAAGATTGCACCAGTTACGCATTCACATGAATAAAATTAGTCATCCACTCATAGGAGATCCAAAGTATGGAGATAAAAATCATAATACGATGTTTGTAGAGAATTTTGGTTGTGAAAACTTATTCTTACACGCATACTCACTAGAGTTTATCCATCCTTTTTCAAAGAAAAAACTTTTTATTAAAGCTGATTATCCTAAAGATTGGTATGTAGTTTTAGAAAAGGTTTTTCAAATGTATTGA
- a CDS encoding Lrp/AsnC family transcriptional regulator, with translation MKKFILDEIDHQILDILIENARTPFTDIAKKLLVSAGTIHVRVKKMEDEGIIQGSTLTLNYEKMGYSFIAHVGVFLEKTSMTQHVLDNLRLIPNVTVAYVTAGKYNIFCKVRAKNTNDAKDIIYRIDEIHGVNRTETMIALEESINDKKRLMHAIFKDI, from the coding sequence ATGAAGAAGTTCATATTAGATGAAATTGATCATCAAATTTTAGACATTTTAATAGAAAATGCGCGTACCCCTTTTACAGACATTGCAAAAAAATTATTAGTATCAGCAGGTACAATTCATGTTCGTGTAAAAAAAATGGAGGATGAAGGAATTATTCAGGGATCTACTTTAACCTTGAACTATGAAAAAATGGGATATTCATTCATTGCTCATGTGGGTGTTTTTTTAGAAAAAACATCTATGACACAGCATGTATTAGATAACCTGAGATTAATTCCAAATGTAACGGTTGCTTATGTAACTGCTGGTAAATACAATATTTTTTGTAAAGTACGAGCTAAAAACACCAACGATGCCAAAGATATTATTTATAGAATAGATGAAATTCACGGTGTTAATAGAACAGAAACCATGATTGCACTTGAAGAAAGCATTAATGATAAAAAACGTTTAATGCATGCCATTTTTAAAGATATTTAA
- a CDS encoding M14 family zinc carboxypeptidase, whose amino-acid sequence MTHINSSFLEDNYSKIKENSISGRWITLEDIEPLYLSLQNSGIQTKIIGESEQGRAIYQLKLGKGKKKILVWSQMHGNESTGTKAIFDFLNFIQQYSTHEITQSILTNCSITIVPMLNPDGAQAYTRVNANSVDLNRDAVELKAKESKLLRSVLEEVNPEFCFNLHDQRTIFGVEGTQNPATISFLAPSEEETRAITEGRKETMNVIVAMNDLLQEIIPNHVGRYTDEFYPTATGDNFQKLGHNTILIEAGHFANDYDREEVRKYNFYALLQGMYHISSTENFTEFKKYLAIPNNIKNFYDVIYRSKNNEKDMAYQYVETIENGKFALVLTKEKEGDLSLYLAHKEFKKNN is encoded by the coding sequence ATGACACACATAAATAGCTCTTTTTTAGAAGATAATTATTCAAAAATAAAAGAAAACTCTATATCTGGTAGATGGATAACACTCGAAGATATAGAGCCTTTGTATTTAAGTTTACAAAACTCAGGTATTCAAACAAAAATTATTGGAGAATCTGAACAAGGAAGAGCTATTTACCAATTAAAATTAGGCAAAGGAAAAAAGAAAATTCTTGTTTGGAGTCAAATGCACGGTAACGAGAGCACTGGTACCAAGGCAATTTTCGACTTTTTAAACTTTATTCAGCAATATTCTACTCACGAAATAACACAATCTATTTTAACAAACTGTAGCATTACCATTGTTCCTATGTTAAACCCAGATGGGGCACAAGCATATACACGTGTAAATGCGAACAGTGTAGACTTAAATAGAGATGCAGTAGAATTAAAGGCTAAAGAAAGTAAACTTTTACGCAGTGTTTTAGAAGAAGTAAATCCTGAATTTTGCTTCAACTTACACGATCAAAGAACCATTTTTGGTGTTGAAGGAACTCAAAACCCAGCAACCATTTCTTTTTTAGCTCCTTCTGAAGAAGAAACACGTGCAATTACAGAAGGAAGAAAAGAAACGATGAATGTAATTGTAGCAATGAATGATTTGCTACAAGAAATCATTCCCAATCATGTTGGTCGTTATACCGATGAATTTTACCCAACAGCAACTGGAGATAATTTTCAAAAGTTAGGACACAACACTATTCTCATAGAAGCAGGTCATTTTGCAAATGATTATGATAGGGAAGAAGTGCGTAAATATAATTTCTATGCCTTATTACAAGGTATGTATCACATTTCATCAACAGAAAACTTTACAGAATTTAAAAAATATTTAGCCATTCCGAACAATATCAAGAACTTCTATGACGTTATTTACCGCTCAAAAAATAATGAAAAAGATATGGCCTATCAGTATGTAGAAACTATAGAAAATGGTAAGTTTGCACTTGTTTTAACAAAGGAAAAAGAAGGTGATTTATCTTTATATCTAGCACATAAAGAATTCAAAAAAAACAATTGA
- a CDS encoding aminotransferase class V-fold PLP-dependent enzyme — MDLEQYFDTFRKNIVGIDQTFQTPYGEKKMIYTDWTASGRLYRPIEEQLLHKFGPFVANTHTETSTSGAAMTLAYREARNIIKRHVNASSNDVLITQGSGMTGVVNKFQRILGLKVSENLKENTQVPDEKRPIVFVSHMEHHSNQTSWIETIADVEVVPCNDEGLVCLKKFEETIQKYLDRPIKIASIVAGSNVTGIKTDYHKVASLIHRYGGLCFVDFACSAPYVDIDMHPEKKDEYLDAIFFSPHKFLGGPGSSGVLIFNKKLYKNMVPDNPGGGTVSYTNPWGQHDYFDDVETREDGGTPAFLQTIKIALCIQVKDQMGTDKIKEREDEINPIIFNCLENLEGVKILAPNHKDRLSIFSFYFEKYHFNLVVKLLNDRFGIQTRGGCSCAGTYGHFLLNVDQIRSNEIKGQILEGCNTEKPGWIRLSVHPTITNEEVQFICESLQTLASNIEEWSKDYQYDMSKNDYIHKTVEPIEKQLVADWFLL; from the coding sequence ATGGATTTAGAGCAGTATTTTGATACTTTTAGAAAAAATATTGTAGGTATCGATCAAACTTTTCAAACACCCTATGGTGAAAAGAAAATGATTTATACAGACTGGACAGCAAGCGGAAGACTATATCGCCCCATAGAAGAACAACTTTTGCATAAGTTTGGACCTTTCGTAGCCAATACACATACAGAAACTTCAACATCAGGAGCGGCGATGACATTGGCGTATCGTGAGGCAAGAAATATCATTAAACGACATGTAAACGCATCTTCTAACGATGTGCTAATTACTCAAGGCTCTGGTATGACAGGGGTGGTAAATAAATTTCAGCGTATTTTAGGTTTAAAAGTAAGTGAAAATTTAAAGGAGAACACACAGGTACCAGATGAAAAAAGACCTATTGTTTTTGTAAGTCATATGGAACATCACTCAAATCAAACATCGTGGATTGAAACCATTGCAGATGTAGAAGTTGTTCCGTGTAATGACGAAGGCTTGGTATGTTTAAAAAAGTTTGAGGAAACGATACAGAAATACTTAGACAGACCTATTAAAATAGCTTCTATAGTAGCAGGATCTAATGTAACAGGAATCAAAACAGATTATCATAAAGTAGCTTCCTTAATTCATAGGTATGGAGGTTTGTGCTTTGTTGATTTTGCCTGTTCTGCACCCTATGTTGATATTGATATGCACCCAGAAAAAAAAGACGAGTATTTAGATGCTATTTTCTTTTCTCCACATAAGTTTTTAGGAGGCCCAGGGAGCTCTGGAGTATTGATTTTTAATAAAAAATTGTATAAAAACATGGTGCCTGATAACCCCGGAGGTGGTACCGTTAGCTACACAAATCCCTGGGGGCAACACGACTATTTTGATGATGTAGAAACGCGTGAAGATGGTGGTACACCTGCTTTCTTACAAACGATTAAAATAGCCTTGTGTATTCAGGTAAAAGACCAAATGGGGACCGATAAGATAAAAGAACGCGAAGACGAAATCAACCCAATCATTTTTAATTGTTTAGAAAATTTAGAGGGAGTTAAAATATTAGCTCCGAATCATAAAGACCGTTTGAGTATTTTTTCTTTCTACTTTGAAAAATATCATTTCAACCTTGTAGTGAAATTATTAAACGATCGATTCGGAATTCAAACAAGAGGCGGATGTTCTTGTGCTGGAACCTATGGACATTTCTTACTAAACGTAGATCAAATAAGATCGAATGAAATAAAAGGACAGATTTTAGAAGGCTGTAACACAGAAAAACCAGGCTGGATACGTTTATCGGTACATCCAACAATAACAAATGAAGAAGTACAATTTATCTGTGAATCATTACAAACATTAGCAAGCAATATTGAAGAATGGTCTAAAGATTATCAGTACGACATGTCTAAAAACGATTATATACATAAAACGGTAGAACCTATTGAAAAACAGTTAGTAGCCGATTGGTTTTTATTATAA
- the glmM gene encoding phosphoglucosamine mutase produces the protein MTLIKSISGIRGTIGGNTGDNLTPIDAVKFAAAYGTFIKNKNSQKDKITIIIGRDARISGKMISNLVVNTLVGLGINVVDLGLSTTPTVEVAVPLEKADGGIILTASHNPKQWNALKLLNEKGEFLNGEDGAEILKIAENDATIEFAEVDDLGSYRKKKNYIKKHIKEVLKLDLVDKKAIKKAKFKVVVDGVNSTGGIAIPALLKELGVKCIELYCEPNGHFPHNPEPLKEHLTDISELVVKKKADLGIVVDPDVDRLALISEDGSMFGEEYTLVACADYVLGQLGGGNTVSNLSSSRALRDVTEKHGGTYTASAVGEVNVVQMMKDTDTVIGGEGNGGIIYPASHYGRDSLVGVALFLSHLAHKKMSCKELRDSYPSYFMSKNKIQLTPQIDVDKILETMANTYKNEEVNTIDGVKIDFAEEWVHLRKSNTEPIIRIYTESTSQENADALAERFIAEIQQIIQ, from the coding sequence ATGACACTTATTAAATCGATATCAGGTATTCGAGGTACCATAGGCGGAAACACAGGGGATAATTTAACCCCAATAGATGCTGTAAAATTCGCAGCAGCTTACGGTACATTTATAAAAAATAAAAACTCCCAAAAAGATAAAATAACCATTATAATTGGTAGAGATGCTCGTATTTCGGGTAAAATGATAAGTAACTTAGTAGTAAACACCTTAGTTGGTTTAGGAATTAATGTAGTCGATTTAGGCTTATCTACAACACCTACTGTTGAAGTAGCTGTGCCACTTGAAAAAGCAGACGGAGGTATTATTTTAACCGCTTCTCATAATCCAAAACAGTGGAATGCATTGAAACTCTTAAACGAAAAAGGAGAATTTTTAAATGGTGAAGACGGAGCTGAAATTTTGAAAATTGCTGAAAACGATGCCACTATTGAGTTTGCTGAAGTAGATGATTTGGGTTCTTATAGAAAAAAGAAAAACTACATTAAAAAACATATCAAAGAAGTTTTAAAACTTGATTTGGTTGATAAAAAAGCGATTAAAAAAGCAAAATTTAAAGTAGTGGTAGACGGTGTAAATTCTACAGGAGGAATTGCCATACCTGCGCTACTAAAAGAGTTAGGCGTTAAGTGTATAGAGCTGTATTGTGAACCCAACGGCCACTTTCCGCACAATCCTGAACCTTTAAAAGAGCATTTAACCGATATTTCTGAATTAGTAGTTAAGAAAAAAGCCGATTTGGGTATTGTGGTAGATCCTGATGTAGACCGTTTGGCCTTAATTTCTGAAGACGGATCGATGTTTGGTGAAGAATATACCTTAGTAGCTTGTGCCGATTATGTATTAGGACAGTTAGGAGGGGGAAATACAGTTTCTAACCTATCTTCTTCAAGAGCATTACGTGATGTTACTGAAAAACATGGAGGAACTTATACCGCTAGTGCTGTTGGAGAAGTGAATGTAGTACAAATGATGAAAGATACCGATACCGTGATAGGAGGAGAGGGTAACGGAGGAATTATTTACCCTGCATCTCACTACGGACGTGATTCGCTAGTTGGAGTTGCCTTATTCTTATCACATTTGGCACATAAAAAAATGTCTTGTAAAGAGTTAAGAGATTCGTATCCTAGCTACTTTATGAGTAAGAATAAAATCCAGTTAACACCACAAATTGATGTCGACAAGATCTTAGAAACCATGGCTAATACCTATAAAAATGAAGAGGTGAATACTATTGATGGTGTAAAAATTGATTTTGCTGAAGAATGGGTACACCTACGTAAATCGAATACAGAGCCTATTATTAGAATCTATACCGAAAGTACGAGTCAAGAAAATGCAGATGCTTTAGCCGAAAGATTTATTGCCGAAATACAACAAATAATACAATAG